From the genome of Saccopteryx bilineata isolate mSacBil1 chromosome 6, mSacBil1_pri_phased_curated, whole genome shotgun sequence, one region includes:
- the CBX8 gene encoding chromobox protein homolog 8 isoform X1 codes for MELSAVGERVFAAEALLKRRIRKGRMEYLVKWKGWSQKYSTWEPEENILDARLLAAFEEREREMELYGPKKRGPKPKTFLLKEGVPRQAVDQAQAKAKAKTYEFRSDSARGIRIPYPGRSPQDLASTSRAREGLRNMGLSPPGSSSSTSSTCRMEPPRDRDRDRDREREREREKERERGAARMDDKPSSPGDSSRKRGPKPRKELLDPSQRPLGEPSDGLGDYLKNRKLEDATSGAGKFPAGHSVIQLARRQDSDLVQCGVASTSPVEATGKLSVDTFPARVIKHRAAFLEAKGQGALDSGGPRVRHGSGTPGSMGGLYRDIGAQGGRPSLIARIPVARILGDPEEESWSPSLTNLEKVVVTDVTSNFLTVTIKESNTDQGFFKEKR; via the exons ATGGAGCTTTCAGCGGTTGGGGAGCGGGTGTTCGCGGCCGAAGCCCTACTGAAACGGCGCATACGGAAA GGACGCATGGAATACCTCGTGAAATGGAAGGGCTGGTCGCAGAA GTACAGCACATGGGAGCCAGAAGAAAACATCCTGGATGCTCGCCTGCTCGCAGCCTTTGAGGAAAG GGAAAGAGAGATGGAACTCTATGGCCCCAAAAAGCGAGGACCCAAACCCAAAACCTTCCTCCTCAAG GAGGGAGTCCCCAGACAGGCTGTGGACCAG GCCCAGGCCAAAGCAAAGGCCAAGACTTACGAGTTCCGAAGTGACTCTGCCCGGGGCATCAGGATCCCATACCCTGGTCGCTCACCGCAAGACCTGGCTTCTACTTCCCGGGCCCGGGAGGGCCTTCGGAACATGGGTCTGTCACCAccagggagcagcagcagcaccagcagcaccTGCCGAATGGAGCCCCCTCGGGACCGTGACAGGGACCGGGAtcgtgagagggagagggaacgTGAGAAGGAGCGTGAGCGAGGTGCCGCTCGCATGGATGACAAGCCCAGCTCGCCAGGGGACAGCTCTAGGAAGAGAGGCCCCAAGCCCCGGAAAGAGCTCCTGGACCCTTCACAGAGACCCTTGGGAGAACCCAGTGATGGCCTGGGAGATTATCTCAAGAACAGGAAGCTGGAGGATGCAACTTCTGGAGCAGGAAAGTTCCCTGCTGGCCACAGTGTGATCCAGCTGGCCCGAAGGCAGGACTCTGACCTAGTCCAGTGTGGAGTGGCCAGCACTAGCCCAGTTGAGGCCACAGGCAAGCTGTCTGTGGACACCTTTCCTGCCAGGGTCATAAAGCACAGGGCTGCTTTTCTGGAGGCCAAAGGCCAGGGGGCCCTGGACTCTGGAGGCCCCCGGGTCCGGCATGGCTCAGGCACCCCTGGCTCTATGGGAGGCTTGTATCGGGACATTGGGGCTCAAGGGGGAAGGCCCTCCCTCATTGCCAGGATCCCAGTGGCCAGAATCCTGGGGGACCCAGAGGAAGAATCCTGGAGTCCTTCTCTGACCAACCTGGAGAAGGTGGTGGTCACGGATGTGACCTCAAACTTTTTGACCGTCACTATTAAGGAAAGTAACACGGACCAAggcttttttaaagagaaaagatga
- the CBX8 gene encoding chromobox protein homolog 8 isoform X2 yields MELSAVGERVFAAEALLKRRIRKGRMEYLVKWKGWSQKYSTWEPEENILDARLLAAFEEREREMELYGPKKRGPKPKTFLLKAQAKAKAKTYEFRSDSARGIRIPYPGRSPQDLASTSRAREGLRNMGLSPPGSSSSTSSTCRMEPPRDRDRDRDREREREREKERERGAARMDDKPSSPGDSSRKRGPKPRKELLDPSQRPLGEPSDGLGDYLKNRKLEDATSGAGKFPAGHSVIQLARRQDSDLVQCGVASTSPVEATGKLSVDTFPARVIKHRAAFLEAKGQGALDSGGPRVRHGSGTPGSMGGLYRDIGAQGGRPSLIARIPVARILGDPEEESWSPSLTNLEKVVVTDVTSNFLTVTIKESNTDQGFFKEKR; encoded by the exons ATGGAGCTTTCAGCGGTTGGGGAGCGGGTGTTCGCGGCCGAAGCCCTACTGAAACGGCGCATACGGAAA GGACGCATGGAATACCTCGTGAAATGGAAGGGCTGGTCGCAGAA GTACAGCACATGGGAGCCAGAAGAAAACATCCTGGATGCTCGCCTGCTCGCAGCCTTTGAGGAAAG GGAAAGAGAGATGGAACTCTATGGCCCCAAAAAGCGAGGACCCAAACCCAAAACCTTCCTCCTCAAG GCCCAGGCCAAAGCAAAGGCCAAGACTTACGAGTTCCGAAGTGACTCTGCCCGGGGCATCAGGATCCCATACCCTGGTCGCTCACCGCAAGACCTGGCTTCTACTTCCCGGGCCCGGGAGGGCCTTCGGAACATGGGTCTGTCACCAccagggagcagcagcagcaccagcagcaccTGCCGAATGGAGCCCCCTCGGGACCGTGACAGGGACCGGGAtcgtgagagggagagggaacgTGAGAAGGAGCGTGAGCGAGGTGCCGCTCGCATGGATGACAAGCCCAGCTCGCCAGGGGACAGCTCTAGGAAGAGAGGCCCCAAGCCCCGGAAAGAGCTCCTGGACCCTTCACAGAGACCCTTGGGAGAACCCAGTGATGGCCTGGGAGATTATCTCAAGAACAGGAAGCTGGAGGATGCAACTTCTGGAGCAGGAAAGTTCCCTGCTGGCCACAGTGTGATCCAGCTGGCCCGAAGGCAGGACTCTGACCTAGTCCAGTGTGGAGTGGCCAGCACTAGCCCAGTTGAGGCCACAGGCAAGCTGTCTGTGGACACCTTTCCTGCCAGGGTCATAAAGCACAGGGCTGCTTTTCTGGAGGCCAAAGGCCAGGGGGCCCTGGACTCTGGAGGCCCCCGGGTCCGGCATGGCTCAGGCACCCCTGGCTCTATGGGAGGCTTGTATCGGGACATTGGGGCTCAAGGGGGAAGGCCCTCCCTCATTGCCAGGATCCCAGTGGCCAGAATCCTGGGGGACCCAGAGGAAGAATCCTGGAGTCCTTCTCTGACCAACCTGGAGAAGGTGGTGGTCACGGATGTGACCTCAAACTTTTTGACCGTCACTATTAAGGAAAGTAACACGGACCAAggcttttttaaagagaaaagatga